The proteins below are encoded in one region of Fibrella aestuarina BUZ 2:
- the meaB gene encoding methylmalonyl Co-A mutase-associated GTPase MeaB has protein sequence MRPRQPASFYIDGIRAGDRLVLSRAITLVESHRPDDQALAQAVLEGVLAFAPTDTIRVGITGVPGVGKSTFIEAFGTYLTGIGKRLAVLAVDPTSQRSGGSILGDKTRMETLSVNPQAYIRPSPAGDSLGGVAHRTRETMLLCEAAGFDTILVETVGVGQSETLVHGMVDFFLLLMLAGAGDELQGMKRGIMELADALAITKADGDNAAAARRARVEYENALHLFPPTPTGWQPPVLTCSALTNAGIADLWATIEQHQVRMTATQRDGVSERTCHRQRQALDWFRTLLRQRIERQFFGQPGLREQVQQLEQQVQAGDLLPTRAVEQLVGKAI, from the coding sequence ATGCGCCCTCGTCAACCCGCCTCTTTTTATATCGATGGTATCCGGGCCGGTGACCGACTGGTCCTGAGCCGGGCCATAACGCTCGTAGAGAGCCATCGCCCCGACGATCAGGCGTTGGCGCAGGCAGTCCTGGAAGGGGTATTGGCCTTTGCCCCAACGGATACCATTCGGGTGGGTATCACGGGTGTACCGGGCGTGGGCAAGAGCACGTTCATCGAAGCCTTCGGAACGTACCTGACTGGCATTGGTAAGCGATTGGCGGTGCTGGCCGTCGACCCTACGAGCCAACGGTCGGGCGGGAGTATTCTGGGCGACAAAACACGCATGGAAACGCTCTCGGTAAACCCGCAGGCTTACATCCGCCCCTCGCCCGCTGGCGATTCGCTGGGCGGCGTGGCCCACCGCACCCGCGAGACCATGCTCCTCTGCGAAGCCGCCGGTTTCGACACCATCCTCGTCGAAACGGTAGGCGTCGGGCAATCAGAAACGCTGGTGCACGGCATGGTCGATTTTTTTCTGCTGCTGATGCTGGCGGGTGCCGGCGATGAATTGCAGGGTATGAAGCGGGGCATCATGGAACTGGCCGATGCGCTGGCCATTACTAAAGCTGATGGGGATAATGCCGCGGCCGCCCGCCGTGCCCGCGTAGAATACGAAAACGCGCTCCATCTGTTTCCACCCACACCAACCGGTTGGCAGCCGCCCGTGCTAACCTGTTCAGCGCTGACCAACGCGGGTATCGCCGACCTCTGGGCCACCATCGAACAGCATCAGGTACGTATGACCGCGACTCAACGCGATGGCGTATCGGAACGTACCTGTCACCGGCAGCGGCAGGCGCTCGATTGGTTCCGAACGTTGCTCCGCCAGCGGATCGAACGCCAGTTTTTTGGACAACCGGGACTACGCGAGCAGGTGCAGCAATTGGAACAGCAGGTGCAGGCGGGCGACCTGTTGCCAACCCGGGCGGTTGAACAGTTGGTAGGCAAAGCGATATAG
- a CDS encoding plastocyanin/azurin family copper-binding protein — translation MRLRFLWLALLLAVGRLAAAQSARDTTILIKTMAGLQFSEKRLVLRPNTRLTLIVENDDDMAHNLVVTKPNSRARVVEFALGMGETGPARQFVPTLSDVLAHTRLLSPGDSDTLSLTLPDEGDFSYVCTYPGHGSIMYGMLYVTNAPRRLPPIERDPNLPQTTAHTGHAHAAGPPAVHPYALRLPAVYRTFMPDASPAAIAVGLPGLSGGPQQSYCWDATTCQLRYAWAGGFVDNTEQWDGKGQRLTKLVGDLFFRDSTTQTPWYVDGKPAQVRFGGYTLLDRYPEFTYTANGVTIRELTKPQAGQRGLVRRFTIGPTRQALRFRLGDTANQYKASAGRIERGWLIIPPTVRSVTVSSVVLPTAQLP, via the coding sequence ATGCGTCTACGATTCCTTTGGTTAGCACTACTACTGGCGGTTGGTCGACTGGCCGCTGCACAGTCGGCGCGCGACACCACGATTTTGATTAAAACGATGGCCGGTTTGCAGTTCAGCGAAAAACGGCTGGTGCTGCGCCCGAATACCCGCCTAACGCTGATTGTCGAGAACGACGACGATATGGCACATAACCTGGTGGTCACGAAGCCCAATAGCCGCGCCCGTGTGGTGGAGTTTGCGCTGGGCATGGGCGAAACCGGCCCCGCCCGTCAGTTTGTCCCAACCCTCTCCGACGTACTGGCGCACACGCGGCTGCTCTCACCCGGCGACAGCGACACGCTATCGCTGACACTACCCGACGAAGGTGATTTCTCGTATGTCTGCACGTACCCCGGCCACGGCTCCATTATGTACGGCATGCTGTACGTCACCAACGCACCCCGGCGGCTCCCCCCTATCGAGCGCGACCCTAACTTGCCTCAAACAACTGCCCATACGGGCCATGCCCATGCCGCTGGGCCGCCGGCCGTGCATCCCTACGCACTACGCCTGCCTGCCGTTTACCGCACGTTCATGCCCGATGCCAGCCCCGCCGCCATTGCCGTGGGGCTTCCCGGTCTGAGTGGCGGTCCGCAGCAGTCCTATTGTTGGGACGCTACGACCTGCCAGTTGCGGTATGCCTGGGCGGGTGGTTTCGTCGATAACACCGAGCAGTGGGACGGCAAAGGGCAGCGTCTGACGAAGCTCGTTGGCGATCTGTTCTTCCGCGACTCGACCACGCAGACACCCTGGTACGTTGATGGCAAACCGGCACAGGTACGTTTCGGCGGTTACACGTTGCTTGATCGATATCCCGAATTTACTTACACGGCCAATGGCGTGACGATCCGCGAACTGACCAAACCGCAAGCCGGACAGCGTGGGTTGGTGCGCCGGTTCACGATTGGTCCAACCCGTCAGGCGTTGCGGTTTCGGCTAGGCGACACGGCCAATCAGTACAAAGCGTCGGCGGGGCGCATCGAGCGAGGTTGGCTGATCATTCCGCCTACCGTTCGCTCGGTCACGGTGTCGAGTGTCGTTTTACCCACCGCCCAACTGCCTTAA
- a CDS encoding DUF7133 domain-containing protein, giving the protein MLNTLLLLGTLLTAPADTITDYYEVETIPTPVGLSAETGGLAFLPDGRLAACFHRGEVMLYSPKTKQWRVFAEGLHDPLGVMAISNRELLVMQRPELTRLIDTNGDGVADRYETVSDQFGMSGNYHEFAFGPIRDAKGNLYIGLNTASNGAGIRQQLRGAFNPLGRPGRMYACVPYRGWVMQITPTGQTIPYALGFRSPDGLGFDAQGRFLVTDNQGDWLGTSKLHVVKPGAFHGHVTSLVWKGDFPKIDPLTLPVSTLDSLRTHEAVAFPHSLMAHSPTQPVVDNTGGKFGPFAGQTFVGEMDYPHLLRVLLEEIGGQTQGACIPFLAKGGQRIGNHRLAFGPDGSLYLGQTDHGWTGAQGIQRVRFKGGQFLDIAAMHLTATGFELNFTLPVREAEARELANYTFQRYQYKYHRDYGSPQINKATVPVQAVRLSPDRRTVSIDITDLQEGFIYELSMGRLQTETGKKLLNTTICYTLNKLNK; this is encoded by the coding sequence ATGCTGAACACGTTGCTGCTGCTGGGTACGTTGCTCACGGCCCCCGCCGACACCATTACCGACTATTACGAGGTCGAGACGATACCGACGCCAGTGGGTCTGTCTGCCGAAACGGGTGGGCTGGCCTTTCTGCCCGATGGTCGGCTGGCTGCCTGTTTTCACCGGGGCGAAGTGATGCTGTATTCGCCCAAGACCAAACAGTGGCGCGTGTTTGCCGAAGGGCTCCACGATCCGCTGGGGGTGATGGCCATCAGCAACCGGGAATTGCTGGTGATGCAGCGCCCCGAACTGACTCGCCTCATCGACACCAATGGCGACGGGGTTGCCGACCGCTACGAGACGGTTTCCGATCAATTCGGCATGTCGGGCAATTACCACGAGTTTGCCTTTGGGCCGATACGTGACGCCAAAGGCAATCTGTACATCGGCCTGAACACTGCTTCCAACGGGGCGGGCATCCGGCAGCAACTGCGCGGGGCGTTTAACCCGCTGGGTAGGCCCGGCCGCATGTATGCCTGCGTGCCGTATCGGGGCTGGGTGATGCAGATTACCCCAACGGGCCAAACGATTCCTTATGCGCTGGGCTTCCGCTCGCCGGACGGACTGGGCTTCGATGCACAGGGTCGGTTTCTAGTCACCGATAATCAAGGCGATTGGCTCGGCACCAGCAAATTGCATGTGGTAAAACCGGGTGCTTTTCACGGGCACGTAACCAGCCTGGTCTGGAAGGGCGATTTCCCTAAAATCGACCCGCTTACCTTGCCTGTTTCTACCCTAGACAGCCTGCGCACCCACGAGGCCGTTGCGTTTCCGCACAGCCTAATGGCCCACTCACCTACGCAGCCGGTTGTCGACAATACAGGGGGCAAGTTCGGGCCGTTTGCGGGCCAAACGTTTGTTGGGGAAATGGACTACCCGCATCTGCTGCGCGTGCTGCTGGAAGAGATTGGTGGCCAAACGCAGGGGGCCTGTATTCCGTTTCTGGCTAAAGGGGGACAGCGAATAGGCAACCATCGGCTTGCTTTCGGCCCCGATGGCAGCCTCTACCTGGGTCAAACCGATCATGGCTGGACCGGGGCTCAGGGTATCCAACGAGTTCGTTTTAAAGGCGGGCAGTTTCTCGATATTGCCGCCATGCACCTGACCGCTACCGGTTTTGAACTGAACTTTACGCTCCCGGTACGCGAGGCCGAAGCCCGTGAGCTGGCCAATTACACTTTCCAACGCTATCAGTACAAATACCACCGCGATTATGGCTCGCCGCAGATCAACAAAGCGACGGTGCCGGTTCAGGCAGTGCGACTGTCGCCCGATCGCCGCACCGTGTCGATCGACATAACTGACCTCCAGGAAGGCTTTATCTATGAATTGTCGATGGGCCGATTACAGACCGAAACCGGAAAGAAGTTGCTGAATACGACCATTTGCTACACGCTTAATAAACTTAACAAATAA
- the dnaN gene encoding DNA polymerase III subunit beta: MKFIVSSSVLLKNLLNINGVVAANPIVPILENFLFRIEEGTLTVTASDLQTTMTTQIPVDASENGAIAIPAKLLLDTLRSLPEQPITININTDTFGTEILTDNGRFKLSGENPIDFPKIPGVNKNLSVELSSDALLSAINNTAFATSTDDLRPAMTGVYLQLNSDNATFVATDGHRLIRYRRTDIQTTASTSLIIPRKALSLLKASLPEGADVKVELSQANASFSFGPTQLICRLIDERFPDYENAIPTNNTNVLTIGRADLLNSLKRIMIYANRTTHQIRLSMKANSLTISAEDLDYSNEANEKLLCEYDGDEMEIGFNAKLLSEMLSNLSAKMISLEMSAPNRAGLIIPADKEEDEEILMLVMPVMLNTYA; this comes from the coding sequence ATGAAATTTATTGTATCCTCTTCCGTACTGCTCAAGAACCTGCTGAACATCAACGGTGTGGTGGCGGCGAACCCGATCGTCCCGATTCTCGAAAACTTTTTGTTTCGGATTGAAGAGGGCACCCTTACCGTAACGGCCTCTGACCTGCAAACCACCATGACGACGCAGATTCCGGTGGATGCGTCGGAGAACGGTGCGATCGCCATTCCGGCCAAGCTGCTGCTCGATACGCTACGGAGCCTGCCCGAACAACCGATTACGATCAATATCAACACCGATACGTTTGGCACCGAAATCCTGACTGATAACGGCCGCTTCAAACTATCCGGCGAGAACCCGATCGACTTCCCCAAAATTCCGGGCGTCAACAAAAACCTGTCGGTCGAACTCTCATCGGATGCCCTGCTGAGCGCCATCAACAATACGGCCTTCGCCACCAGCACCGACGATCTGCGCCCGGCCATGACGGGTGTTTATCTACAACTGAACAGCGACAACGCTACGTTTGTGGCTACCGACGGCCACCGGCTGATCCGGTACCGCCGCACCGACATCCAGACCACGGCTAGCACCTCGCTCATCATCCCGCGCAAGGCCCTGTCGTTGCTGAAAGCGTCGTTGCCGGAAGGGGCCGACGTAAAGGTGGAACTGAGCCAGGCTAACGCGTCTTTTTCGTTTGGCCCGACCCAACTGATCTGCCGCCTGATCGACGAGCGTTTCCCCGATTACGAAAACGCCATTCCGACCAACAACACGAACGTGCTGACGATCGGCCGCGCCGATCTGCTGAACTCGCTGAAGCGGATTATGATCTACGCCAACCGGACGACGCATCAGATTCGGCTGTCGATGAAGGCCAACAGCCTCACGATCTCGGCAGAAGATCTGGACTATTCAAACGAGGCCAATGAAAAACTGCTTTGTGAATACGACGGCGATGAAATGGAAATTGGCTTCAACGCCAAACTGTTGTCGGAGATGCTGAGCAACCTGAGCGCCAAAATGATTTCGCTGGAAATGTCGGCACCGAACCGCGCCGGCCTGATCATCCCCGCTGACAAGGAAGAGGACGAAGAGATTCTGATGCTGGTCATGCCCGTCATGCTGAATACCTACGCATAA
- the gldG gene encoding gliding motility-associated ABC transporter substrate-binding protein GldG, with amino-acid sequence MSLSTKRFLGLLLGLIVINLLSAFVYARFDLTSDKRYTLTDGTRQLLATLPARVHVDVYLTGNLPPGFRRLETAVRETLEGFKAEGESNISYRFIDPITGTTTEQNKRLAELAALGLQPTNLFANQGGKRTEQLVVPGAVVHYEGKQIGVLLLKGNKAASPEEQLNQSYEGVEYQLAAAIRRLTQPEGSRRRVGLVFGHTQVPPERFSDVLASIQETYDLFFVDLRKPGPVEGVDALLVLKPDQPFVESEIFKLDQYVVKGGRALFVVDGQRIDSVGTEGSYAQPLVLGLDELFFNWGARVNKDVVKDLNCGVIPLNVGNMGDKPNIQLVPWRFYPVLNSFGDSPITRNLDAIYGRFVSTIDTVRANGIHKTVLLKTSAYTQVLKTPTLVSYNEARQQPDPATYLGGVRSVGTLLEGSFASLFANQLLPDSLKNGYRETGVAAKVLLCSDGDLVVNDVDYKRKAPLPLGYDRFTRTQFANKDFILNAIDYLVDPEGLIVARQREVPLRPLDSVKIGAERTQWQALNVLGPLALVLALGLIWQAIRRRQYAR; translated from the coding sequence ATGTCTCTATCCACCAAGCGCTTTTTGGGGCTTCTGCTGGGGTTGATTGTCATCAACCTGCTCTCGGCGTTCGTCTATGCCCGGTTCGACCTGACCAGTGATAAACGATATACCCTGACCGACGGTACCCGTCAACTGCTGGCCACGTTACCCGCCCGCGTGCATGTCGATGTGTACCTGACCGGCAACCTGCCGCCCGGTTTCCGACGCCTCGAAACCGCCGTGCGCGAAACACTGGAAGGGTTCAAAGCGGAGGGCGAAAGCAACATAAGTTACCGGTTTATCGACCCCATTACCGGCACAACGACCGAGCAAAATAAGCGGCTGGCGGAACTGGCAGCACTAGGCCTCCAACCCACCAACCTGTTTGCCAACCAGGGCGGAAAACGTACCGAACAGCTCGTGGTCCCGGGCGCTGTCGTGCATTACGAGGGTAAACAGATCGGCGTTTTGCTCTTAAAGGGCAACAAAGCCGCCTCGCCCGAAGAGCAGTTGAACCAGTCGTATGAGGGCGTCGAGTATCAGCTGGCGGCGGCTATCCGGCGACTCACGCAGCCCGAAGGCAGTCGGCGCCGGGTGGGATTGGTATTTGGCCATACGCAGGTTCCCCCCGAGCGGTTTTCCGACGTGCTGGCGTCGATTCAGGAAACGTATGACCTGTTTTTTGTGGACTTACGTAAACCCGGCCCGGTTGAGGGCGTCGATGCGCTGCTGGTGCTGAAACCCGATCAGCCTTTTGTGGAAAGCGAGATCTTCAAACTCGATCAGTATGTGGTGAAAGGGGGCCGGGCGCTGTTTGTGGTGGACGGACAGCGTATCGACAGCGTCGGCACCGAAGGCTCTTACGCCCAACCGCTCGTGCTGGGTCTCGATGAGTTATTTTTCAACTGGGGTGCCCGCGTGAATAAAGACGTCGTGAAGGACCTCAATTGTGGCGTGATCCCGCTCAACGTGGGGAATATGGGCGATAAGCCGAACATTCAACTGGTGCCGTGGCGATTCTACCCGGTGCTGAATTCGTTTGGCGACAGCCCCATCACGCGTAATCTCGACGCGATTTACGGCCGATTTGTCAGCACCATCGACACCGTGCGCGCCAACGGTATTCATAAAACGGTGCTGCTCAAAACATCGGCCTACACTCAGGTACTGAAAACACCAACGCTGGTTAGCTACAACGAAGCCCGGCAACAACCCGACCCGGCAACGTACCTGGGCGGCGTGCGGTCGGTAGGTACGTTGCTGGAAGGGTCGTTTGCCTCACTCTTTGCCAATCAGCTCCTACCCGATTCACTCAAGAATGGGTACCGCGAAACGGGCGTAGCGGCGAAGGTGCTGCTTTGCTCGGATGGTGATCTGGTCGTCAACGATGTCGATTACAAACGCAAAGCGCCCTTACCGCTGGGGTATGACCGGTTTACGCGGACCCAATTCGCTAACAAAGACTTCATATTGAACGCCATCGATTACCTCGTCGACCCCGAGGGACTGATTGTGGCGCGGCAGCGTGAGGTGCCCCTGCGCCCGCTCGACAGCGTCAAAATCGGTGCGGAACGTACCCAGTGGCAGGCCTTGAATGTGCTGGGGCCGCTGGCGCTGGTGTTGGCATTGGGCCTGATCTGGCAGGCGATCAGACGGCGACAATATGCCCGATAA
- the carA gene encoding glutamine-hydrolyzing carbamoyl-phosphate synthase small subunit yields the protein MTRPQQPKALLVLQDGSVFDGFALGKIGTAGGEICFNTGMTGYQEIYTDPSYYGQVIVNTTSHIGNYGIQLGLEEESAGVKIRGMVCNFFSPIFSRHLADGSLQDYFEKANIVGIHGIDTRQLVRHIRSKGVMNCIISSAVLDPDQLLAELNNVPDMAGLELSSEVSTKAIYTVGQEDARLKVAVLDLGVKKSIVQNLADRGAYCKVFPAQTPFAELQAFNPDGFFISNGPGDPAAMPYAVETVKQALETEKPLFGICLGHQILSRASGIDTYKMHNGHRGLNHPVKNLITGLCEVTSQNHGFAVKADEVQDHGNVEVTHINLNDNTIEGIRRKDKPAFSVQYHPEASPGPHDSRYLFDDFVTLMQ from the coding sequence ATGACACGTCCCCAACAACCCAAGGCATTATTGGTATTGCAGGATGGTAGCGTCTTTGACGGTTTTGCCTTAGGTAAGATCGGTACCGCTGGTGGCGAAATTTGCTTCAACACAGGCATGACCGGTTATCAGGAGATTTACACGGATCCGTCCTATTACGGGCAGGTGATCGTGAATACAACCTCACACATCGGTAACTACGGCATTCAGCTTGGGCTGGAAGAAGAATCGGCCGGGGTGAAAATCCGGGGGATGGTGTGCAATTTCTTTTCACCCATTTTCTCGCGTCACCTGGCCGATGGCTCTTTGCAGGATTACTTCGAAAAAGCCAACATCGTCGGGATTCATGGCATCGATACGCGGCAGCTGGTACGGCACATTCGGAGCAAAGGGGTAATGAACTGCATCATCTCCTCGGCTGTGCTGGACCCCGATCAATTACTGGCCGAACTGAACAACGTACCTGACATGGCCGGGCTGGAGTTGTCGTCGGAGGTAAGCACGAAGGCGATCTACACCGTTGGGCAGGAAGATGCGCGGTTGAAAGTGGCGGTGCTGGATCTGGGTGTGAAGAAGAGCATCGTGCAGAACCTGGCCGACCGCGGCGCGTACTGTAAAGTGTTCCCGGCGCAAACCCCGTTTGCCGAACTACAGGCCTTCAACCCCGACGGGTTTTTTATCTCAAACGGACCTGGTGACCCGGCCGCTATGCCCTATGCTGTCGAGACGGTGAAGCAGGCGCTGGAAACCGAAAAACCGCTGTTTGGTATTTGCCTGGGGCACCAGATTCTGTCGCGGGCCAGTGGCATCGACACCTATAAAATGCACAACGGCCACCGTGGGCTGAACCACCCGGTTAAAAACCTGATCACGGGGCTGTGCGAGGTGACCTCGCAGAACCACGGGTTTGCCGTGAAGGCCGACGAAGTGCAAGACCACGGCAACGTGGAGGTGACCCACATCAACCTGAACGATAACACCATCGAGGGGATTCGCCGGAAAGACAAACCGGCGTTCTCGGTGCAGTATCACCCCGAAGCGTCGCCTGGCCCGCACGATTCACGCTACCTGTTCGACGATTTTGTGACGCTCATGCAGTAA
- the rplQ gene encoding 50S ribosomal protein L17: protein MRHGKKDNHLSRTHSHREAMLSNMAVSLIMHKRIETTVAKAKELRKYVEPILTRAKEDNNQNRKIVFKSLNHKEGMKELFDTVSDKIATRPGGYTRIIKLGNRKGDGADTCLIELVDFNETLLTAAAEQAATKTRRSRRGGSGRKADNAGDAAPVAAVAADEAPAATEAAPVAEAAEAPAADDLKIIEGIGPKIAELLNNAGITTFAQLADAKDEDVRAILDAAGNQFNIADVTTWNEQAALLRDGKTDEFKALTDRLKGGREQAAE from the coding sequence ATGAGACACGGTAAGAAAGATAATCACCTCAGCCGGACCCATTCGCACCGCGAAGCAATGCTGTCGAACATGGCCGTTTCGCTGATTATGCACAAGCGCATCGAGACGACGGTGGCGAAAGCGAAAGAGCTTCGCAAATACGTTGAGCCGATCCTGACGCGTGCAAAAGAAGACAACAACCAGAACCGGAAGATTGTCTTCAAATCCCTGAACCATAAAGAAGGGATGAAAGAGTTGTTCGACACGGTGTCGGACAAGATCGCAACTCGCCCGGGTGGCTACACGCGGATCATCAAACTGGGCAACCGGAAAGGTGACGGCGCTGATACCTGCCTGATTGAACTCGTTGACTTCAACGAAACGCTGCTGACGGCGGCCGCCGAACAGGCTGCTACCAAGACGCGTCGTAGCCGTCGGGGTGGTTCAGGTCGTAAGGCCGACAACGCGGGTGATGCTGCTCCCGTAGCGGCTGTCGCTGCTGACGAAGCACCGGCTGCTACTGAGGCCGCCCCTGTAGCGGAGGCTGCCGAAGCTCCCGCTGCTGATGACCTGAAAATCATCGAAGGCATTGGTCCTAAAATCGCCGAGTTGCTGAACAACGCCGGTATCACGACTTTCGCTCAACTGGCTGATGCCAAGGACGAAGACGTACGGGCTATTCTGGATGCCGCCGGGAACCAATTTAACATCGCTGATGTAACGACGTGGAATGAGCAGGCTGCTCTGCTCCGCGACGGAAAAACAGATGAATTCAAAGCGTTGACCGATCGCCTGAAAGGTGGTCGCGAACAAGCTGCTGAATAA
- a CDS encoding DNA-directed RNA polymerase subunit alpha yields MSILAFQMPDKVVMEKADDFHGVFEFKPLEKGYGVTIGNALRRILLSSLEGYAITSVKFPGVLHEFSSIEGVVEDVTEIILNLKMVRFKKINDVVDNKITVNIKGKSVLKAGDISKASASFEVLNPELVICHIDDTRDLEMEIFVEKGRGYVPADEPRANELPFGHIPIDAVYTPIKNVKFAVENTRVEQKTDYEKLVLDIETDGSVHPEEALKGAAYILIQHFMLFSDQTMTFDTVKPEEDSVVDEEMLHMRKLLKTSLSDLDLSVRAYNCLKSAEVRTLGDLVRLEISDMMKFRNFGKKSLTELEQLVADKGLTFGMDVAKYRLDED; encoded by the coding sequence ATGTCAATATTAGCTTTCCAAATGCCCGATAAAGTCGTAATGGAAAAAGCCGACGACTTTCACGGTGTATTTGAGTTCAAGCCTCTCGAAAAGGGTTACGGCGTAACGATTGGCAATGCGCTTCGTCGCATCCTGTTATCGTCGCTGGAAGGTTATGCTATTACGAGCGTAAAGTTTCCGGGCGTTTTGCACGAGTTCTCTTCGATTGAAGGTGTTGTTGAAGACGTAACGGAAATCATCCTGAACCTGAAAATGGTTCGGTTCAAGAAGATCAACGACGTTGTTGATAACAAGATTACGGTCAATATTAAAGGTAAGTCCGTGCTGAAGGCTGGCGATATCTCAAAAGCTTCGGCTTCGTTTGAGGTATTGAACCCTGAACTGGTGATTTGCCACATTGACGATACACGCGATCTGGAGATGGAAATCTTCGTTGAAAAAGGTCGTGGGTACGTTCCTGCCGATGAACCCCGTGCCAACGAACTGCCATTTGGCCACATCCCGATCGACGCGGTTTACACGCCGATCAAGAATGTGAAGTTCGCCGTTGAAAACACGCGGGTTGAGCAGAAAACCGACTATGAAAAGTTGGTGCTCGACATCGAAACGGACGGTTCAGTGCACCCGGAAGAGGCTTTGAAAGGAGCCGCTTACATCCTGATTCAGCACTTCATGTTGTTCTCTGATCAGACAATGACCTTCGACACGGTGAAACCGGAAGAAGACAGCGTTGTCGACGAAGAGATGCTGCACATGCGGAAACTGCTGAAGACGTCGCTATCGGATCTCGATCTGTCGGTTCGGGCCTACAACTGCCTGAAATCGGCTGAAGTACGGACGCTGGGCGATTTGGTTCGGTTGGAGATTTCCGACATGATGAAGTTCCGCAACTTCGGTAAGAAGTCGCTCACGGAACTGGAGCAACTGGTAGCCGATAAGGGCCTGACGTTCGGCATGGACGTAGCTAAGTACCGCTTAGACGAAGACTAA
- the rpsD gene encoding 30S ribosomal protein S4: MARYIGPKAKISRKFGEPILGPSKALQKKNYAPGMHGRGRKRKTSEYAEQLQAKQKVKYIYGILERQFRGLFHRAAVREGITGENLLKLCEARLDNTVYRLGIAPTRRAARQLVSHKHITVDGEVVNIASYSLKPGQIIGVREKSKSLEAVTTSLAGRNAKRYNWLEWDQQQLAGTFISYPERDQIPENVNEQLVVELYSK, translated from the coding sequence ATGGCACGTTATATTGGCCCGAAGGCTAAGATATCACGTAAGTTCGGTGAGCCTATCCTTGGCCCGTCGAAAGCCTTACAAAAGAAAAACTACGCACCGGGTATGCACGGTCGTGGCCGGAAGCGCAAGACCTCAGAATATGCTGAGCAGCTTCAGGCGAAACAAAAAGTAAAATACATCTACGGTATTCTGGAGCGTCAGTTCCGGGGGCTGTTCCACCGCGCTGCGGTGCGTGAAGGGATCACGGGTGAGAACCTGCTGAAACTGTGCGAAGCCCGCCTCGATAACACCGTATACCGCCTCGGCATTGCGCCTACGCGCCGGGCGGCCCGTCAGTTGGTGTCGCACAAGCACATCACTGTCGACGGTGAAGTGGTCAACATCGCTTCATACTCACTGAAACCCGGTCAGATCATCGGCGTTCGTGAGAAATCAAAGTCACTGGAAGCCGTTACAACTAGCCTGGCCGGCCGCAACGCGAAGCGTTACAACTGGCTGGAGTGGGATCAGCAGCAACTCGCCGGTACGTTTATCAGCTACCCCGAGCGCGATCAGATCCCTGAGAACGTCAACGAGCAGCTCGTCGTTGAATTGTACTCGAAGTAA
- the rpsK gene encoding 30S ribosomal protein S11, whose translation MAQAKRKDKAKKRVVVVESVGQVHIRATFNNIIISITNMNGQVISWASAGKMGFRGSKKNTPYAAQTAAQNCAQVAHELGMRKAEVFVKGPGAGRESAIRTIQNTGIEVTTIRDITPLPHNGCRPPKRRRV comes from the coding sequence ATGGCACAAGCAAAACGTAAAGACAAAGCTAAGAAGCGGGTCGTCGTTGTGGAGTCGGTTGGTCAGGTTCACATCCGGGCCACGTTCAACAACATCATTATTTCGATCACCAACATGAACGGTCAGGTGATCTCATGGGCATCGGCTGGTAAGATGGGTTTCCGGGGTTCTAAAAAGAACACGCCGTATGCTGCCCAAACGGCCGCTCAGAACTGTGCTCAGGTTGCCCACGAACTCGGCATGCGTAAAGCAGAAGTGTTCGTAAAAGGCCCCGGTGCTGGTCGTGAGTCAGCTATTCGTACCATTCAGAACACGGGTATCGAAGTAACAACGATCCGCGACATCACGCCGCTGCCCCACAACGGTTGCCGTCCTCCGAAGCGTCGTCGCGTCTAA